One region of Bombus affinis isolate iyBomAffi1 chromosome 5, iyBomAffi1.2, whole genome shotgun sequence genomic DNA includes:
- the LOC126915981 gene encoding tubulin monoglutamylase TTLL4-like: MQADLGHPKPRKFEGSSSRCAATSTSNGCMINLNPDSDEEWLTYEKLTEIVFLRSKAKSADHRPTFLRNNQAKSVDVIRHQSAKLTKNKSIVAKNAAQPVVFDKRADGDKATENVSPLPLRASLFPRVSPYVLFQSHDHIPKKLPKDFARLLKWKFTTSMPRILIKILISSGYQVVHKGTDWSGVWNLSSKDTARYQRMKSFQKMNNIPGSENVGNKDLLWTHLNRMSRKFGPQEYNFMPRTYVLPKEIQKFESMWSKHGMGTTWIIKPPSAGRGQGIKIVNQWWEIPKWHSVIIQRYITRPKLINGLKFDLRIYVLLTSINPMRIYVYKEGLVRFASVRYVRGANLSDKYMHLTNSSVNKQNPAYVVNDGVNSFKGHKWSFASLWSYLKQERVDVADLWSRIKDIIVKTFISVESSMNATILQSLVSSYTCYELYGFDVLLDEGLRPWLLEVNILPSLQTDSLLDIAIKGPLVKDVLNVAGYQIPKNEQISSNGVCNKKYDSIAHNYRLYSTALNLHEKMKQNEINAMQTRDEYLDGILQNLTRDDLRQLIRYEDELSQADNFEKLFPTKDSYLYFKFFEVERYYDRLLDAWEYRYSDNRKEGIRRLQRHCETMQHLDQATD; encoded by the exons ATGCAGGCTGACCTTGGCCATCCTAAACCACGGAAATTCGAAGGCTCGTCGAGTCGATGCGCAGCCACCAGTACCTCCAATGGTTGCATGATTAACCTTAATCCAGACTCCGACGAAGAATGGTTGACGTACGAAAAACTCACGGAGATAGTTTTTCTTCGTTCCAAGGCGAAATCGGCCGATCATCGACCTACGTTCTTACGTAACAATCAAGCTAAATCTGTGGACGTTATACGACATCAATCGGCGAAATTAACGAAGAACAAAAGCATTGTTGCGAAAAATGCGGCTCAACCGGTTGTTTTCGATAAACGGGCCGATGGAGATAAGGCTACTGAGAATGTTTCGCCACTGCCGTTGAGGGCGAGCCTTTTCCCTCGTGTCTCGCCCTATGTTCTTTTCCAAAGTCACGATCATATACCTAAAAAACTGCCGAAAGACTTTGCTCGACTTCTTAAATGGAAATTTACCACATCTATGCCCAGgattttaatcaaaattttaaTCAGCTCTGGATATCAAGTGGTACATAAAGGGACAGACTGGTCTGGTGTTTGGAACTTATCCAGTAAAGACACGGCGAGGTATCAACGTATGAAAAGCTTTCAAAAG ATGAACAACATACCAGGATCTGAAAATGTAGGCAACAAGGACCTGTTATGGACGCACTTGAATAGAATGTCGCGAAAGTTCGGCCCTCaggaatataactttatgccaaGAACGTACGTATTGCCGAAGGAGATACAGAAATTCGAAAGCATGTGGAGCAAACACGGTATGGGTACCACGTGGATAATTAAACCGCCGTCAGCGGGTCGTGGCCAGGGTATCAAGATTGTTAATCAATGGTGGGAGATACCAAAGTGGCATTCGGTAATCATTCAACGATACATCACCAGACCGAAACTCATTAACGGCTTGAAATTCGATCTGCGAATTTACGTTCTCCTAACAAGCATTAACCCGATGAGAATTTATGTGTACAAAGAGGGCTTGGTTCGTTTCGCCTCGGTCAG ATACGTTCGTGGAGCAAATCTAAGCGACAAATACATGCACCTAACCAACAGCAGCGTGAACAAACAAAATCCAGCGTACGTAGTAAACGATGGAGTGAATTCGTTCAAAGGACACAAATGGTCCTTCGCGAGTTTATGGTCGTATCTGAAGCAGGAAAGGGTGGACGTCGCTGACCTATGGTCCCGGATCAAGGATATCATCGTTAAGACTTTCATATCCGTGGAATCGAGCATGAACGCGACTATTTTACAGAGTCTGGTCTCGAGTTACACCTGTTACGAATTGTACGGGTTCGACGTACTTCTCGACGAGGGTTTAAGACCGTGGTTACTCGAAGTGAACATTCTACCGTCGCTGCAGACAGACTCGCTACTCGATATCGCTATTAAG gGCCCTCTGGTGAAAGACGTGTTGAACGTGGCTGGCTACCAAATCCCCAAGAACGAGCAAATTTCGAGCAACGGTGTTTGCAATAAAAAGTACGACTCGATCGCCCATAATTACAGATTGTACAGCACGGCCTTGAACCTACATGAGAAAATGAAACAGAACGAAATCAACGCGATGCAGACTCGCGACGAGTACCTGGATGGAATCCTGCAGAATTTGACGAGGGACGACCTGAGGCAGCTGATCCGCTACGAGGACGAGCTCAGTCAAGCCGATAACTTTGAGAAACTATTCCCTACCAAGGATTCTTATTTGTATTTCAAATTCTTCGAGGTCGAAAGATACTACGATCGATTACTGGACGCCTGGGAATATCGTTACTCCGATAACAGAAAGGAAGGAATTCGTAGATTGCAACGACATTGCGAAACGATGCAGCACTTAGATCAAGCCACCGATTGA